Genomic DNA from Vicia villosa cultivar HV-30 ecotype Madison, WI unplaced genomic scaffold, Vvil1.0 ctg.000089F_1_1, whole genome shotgun sequence:
TGATACTAGAACGGTTTCTGAGGTTTATACTTTTAGGATTGCGGTTGAGGGGCTTAGAATAGCTTTGAATAATAAGGGGTTGAGGCCAATTGAGGAGAAAGGTGTTTCGAAGTCGGATAAGGTTGAGTTCTCGGAGCTTGAGGTTGATGAGAAGTCACAAGTGCTGTTTGCACAGTCTATTCGTAGTCAGACAGATAAGTTTAAAACCATTGTGGCAATAGTTGATGCTGGTGTCTTGGCGGGTATTAGGAAACACTGGGATACTCCTCTTCCTGATGAAGTTAAAGAGATTGTTGGAGAATTGATCACAGGTGAAGGGGTTAGTTTAAATAATGGTGAAAGGAAGCGGTTGTTAGCAGATAGACCTGTGGTGGCAGTTGGGGCTGGAGCAACAGCAGTTTTAGGAGCTTCATCTCTGACCAAGGTAGTCCCCATGTCGACACTGACCAAGGTTGTTACTTTCAAAATTCCAACTTCACTCAAGATTATTCTCAGCCAATTGCAGAAAATACTGAGTGTTGCAGTTGGTCCATCTAAAGTTGTGGCACCCGGCTTTGCAACTTCTGGGGCCAAAACATCGGGTTTCATGAAGGCAGCTGCATCTGCTGAAAAGATTAGAGTTGTTACTCACAGTGTTATAGCCTCTGTTGAAAAAAACAGTGTTTCTGCTATGAGGACGGCATTCTATGAAATAATGAGGAAGCGAAAGTTGCAGCGTATTGGCTTCTTGCCGTGGGCTACATTTGCAGGCAGCATCGGAACTTGCACAGGCTTGCTTTTGTATGGTGATGGGATTGAATGCGCTATTGAATCACTCCCTGCCGCCCCTTCAATTGCTAGTTTGGGTCGTGGGATTCAAAATCTACACGAGGCATCTCAAGCGGTGATGCAAACAGAAGGAACTAGAGTCCAAAAATCAATAGAATCTCTTGTAAACAGAATAAGAAAGACAAAGGATCAATAGAAAAACAATATAATTCTTTTTGATGTACAGTTTTTGTGGTTTTCTTCATAAAGTGGTGATAACATGATTGGTAAGCATTCTTTTTTATGTACATAATTTTCTGTTGCAGATCTGGTCGAATTTTAAGTGCTTAGCTTTATATTAGAAAGTGTATAATACGTACACATTTTTCAATTAATGGACATgattaaaaatatgaatattttttccCTTCTTCCCAACAGCTGttctatttgtttgttttaatctTAACATTTATCCTTCCATCTCTGCTGTTAAAGAAAGTTTTGTAACTTCTCTATTTCAGATTAACTCTTAAAGTGGACCATATCTGATTCGCAAATACATACTTCCGAAAATTAAGATAACCTGCATCTTTGAGGAGTAATATAAAATACGGGCTTTTTAATACTTATAAATTTTGTGATGCCATAGTAATTGGAATTGATTTTGTGACTATTGATGATTCAAGCTCACAAAAACGGTTTCTTTTACTGCAAGTGGTCCTGAAGTTAAAAAAATTTGATCCGGACCATTTGTTAATACATGTGCTCTACTTTGCTCTCTTTAGTTCGACTCTAGTATATATACCTTGGAATTTAATCCGGTGGATTTTGATTATCTGAAGATTGGTAGTGTGTTTCTGTATCTGTTTATTATGAGTTACACACATTCCAATGTACAATTTTTTAGCAGAATTTTCTTGTTACTGCATGAATGTTAGTCTGGTAGTGGCATGGTTTTGGACGGATATACAGACATGGTATCAGTTTTTTTTCTTACAATAAACATGCTATGAGTTGGTGGTTGTTAATGTTACAAGTATCTAGAATTTCAGTGTTTTACCTTGTTTGATAATGTGGAAGAGGAATTAGAATATGCTCATATTCTTTTTGGTTTCTTTTCCTGCATTGTTCTTAAAAGTGGTGGAAGGGGGGCATTAGATTTATCATTTATGATTCTTGTTCCAGTAGAAACTTATTTTTCAGGTTCTTCAAGCTCATTCTAACAGCGTTCTCTTGGAAAGTACTGTAATGCATTTGTGAAGATCTGATTCCTATCAGATACTGTAGCCTTTTCTAGGATGTGAATGTGGGATACGGATCCCCCGACTTTAACGCGGGAAAGTTAGGATGACTTTGGACCAATTTCATGAATTGGATCAATTGTGTATCATATATATAGAGACACGAATCatgctttttaattttatttttaaaagtaaatCTTAAATAATCATGATCAGAAATGATTCAAGCAAGCATCACCACAAAACGTTACTAACAACGAGTTCACGCCCCATATCAGACTCAACTATTTGGCCTTGACTCGTTGCGCTCCTTCTACCTGCATGCCACTGTCATCTGTCGAGCTTCTGGATGTTATTGACCTTCATCActgcaaaaatatttctttttatgttgaatatttttctttcaaaaaacaatGTTTTTTATTCTGTTGAATTTTTCTTTCAAAGAACAATGGAGCTGAGGTATATGGTGTATCCAAGATAAAAGAGTTAGAAAATATGGCATATCAATGGATCTAGAGATGGAAGTACAGTGTGATGTGAGATTATCTAACATTTATATGGATACTGGTTTTCAATGAAAAGGGGTAAAATTTAGGTCTTTAGTTTCTAACTACAATCAATGGCCATGCATATTGTTTATAGTACAATCAAAAGAAGGGAACAATGGAGAAAattcaaaaatgaataaaaattaaagcAATCAGTGTCATAGATCAGAGTTCAGCGTCTATTGTCGTCACAACGGTGATGGAAACTTGAAGTCGAAGGAGATTCGAAACATATCTTTTTCCAAATTTAGATATTTTGCCattcaattttctttaaaaaaaaaaaatttagaaataacAATCGTGACATGGTTTGATTCACAGGATTAATCCAATGGAAGAAATTGTTCCAAAGTCACCGTGTTAAAGTCAGGGATCCTTATTAGTGAATGTGACCTACTTTTGCCTTTCTTAGTATGGAATCCACTTTTCTGCATGAGTTGAAAACACATTATTATATAATACAATGAAAGAGGTAGACCATACcaattgttttcaaaactgtgcCAAATTTTGTTGTCAATTGCTCTTAAAGTTTTAGTTGATATGCAGCATTAAGTCCCTTGTGAAAAAGTGTAGGACCAATTCCATAACTTCCAATTACCATTATAGCATTTTTGTGACATATAGCATTGTAATTGTAATCATACCATTAAAGCTTTTCTTTCATGACATTATGCATGGCAAAAACTCCATCAATGCAAAAATAGCAGAGGCAGAATATGACCCCTTTTGTGATAATGCCGAAGTTGTTTCGTATGAGGTGCGTTTTCTGTTGCTTTTCCCCTGTGCGTTCCGTAGAGTTCATGGTATACAAAAAAAATTGATGATGTGTTTGTGAGGCTAGAGGGCATAATTAAATACTATACCGGTAGTATCTCTTGTGTACAAAAAGCTGtcttcactacgccaaatttaagctgtagcagcgcagctactaaagcgcttttagcaaaagcgctctcgtagggctcgctaaaaacaaaattaataaacaagggaaaatgatgcaaaaaaagcgctctggtagggggggttatgagagcgctttcaaaaagcgctctggtaggggggggggggtatgagagcgcttttaaaaagcgctctggtagggggttatgaaagcgcttttaaaagcgctcttatagggtgggtgctacgaaagcgcttttgggataaaagcgctctggtagggggtgttattaaagcgcttttgaaaagcgctctggtagcccatttaaaaaattatatattttacaaacacacgcgttttgtttcagatccaaaacacgcgaaccttcttcttcctttcgttgctccgccgtcctcactccctctccagccttcaaccgactccgccaccgccttcctcactccatcgccacccttcaaccgtctcttctctgttcaggttagggttttgtgccggaaattttcctttttttcattgtttgctttcaaaaatacaaaattttatttagggttatagttaatattattggggcttttttaatttatcagtgatttaggttttatcagtgtgatttagagtattgaagacaaagtttgttaggtttttatcagtgatttagagtattgaagacatgtatcaagtaagtagaagatgttattgataatgagacctacaagggattatatttattagtgtgatttagagtattgaagacaaagtttgttaggtttttatgcagaaaaaaaaaactcaagtaatTTGTTTTTGGAATAAAAGTTTCATTAGATCCGTGAAGTTAGTATTTACATCTATAGATGTATTATCTATAGTTTTATACACTTTTTAATTTAGTATGAATTGATTTAAAGGGCCTCCAGGATTAATCGCTTTTTACATGATCTTTTCTGGACATAAAGCATAGGACTTTTTGTTTTATTAGCCACTATTACGAGTTCCAATGTGGAACGTGTTGAGAACATTCATTTCTAGGGAACTTTTGAACTCTTTTAGCTTtcacattctaattttttttcaatataatgtatCTGGAAATTAACATTCTACTTTTAACTAGCCATAGATGACAATCATAAAATAAACTGAGCTATTAaacttttataaatgacaaactaATCATTTTAAATGACAATCTGAGCTATTAAACTTTTATAAAGCgcttttgttaggtttttatcagtgatttagagtattgaagacatgtatcaagtaagtagaagatgttattgataatgagacctacaagggatatctgtttcatcaacttttacatgattcaagattttctatatgtagttagtaataatcatgtttttctattgtaggttgagcttcaaacagtggatggactggtaaaggatagaacacaatgtgcccctaccgattatgttccacagaatgtgaatcaagtaattgtaccccgaagtcttctgtggcaggatccttcggggtacagttatttgattcatattctgtgacacaatacaacttggatagaaatgaggcgatgcaggttaagtccaacaaaaccttcaaatttctagtccaacaaccccttctcattattgcaacatttattgattgagtaaacatacacccctagcttacaccaacaccgtaattttctacatacaaggtatacaattcattttttattaatttattctatcttaatttctgtgcacaagtatctatctgtgttaaaatatacggtgtaatatacaagtgtaggaaaataagtgtagatatagcatagctcaaagatgaaggaaaacgctgaagggtaagtagtagtaactagttgtcatgtattatttgtcatagaaattaatattcaacttttatttgtgtctaatttttcctgtcaattggttgtgaactttacattaattgttgttgcagagaaacttcttatattgctaagagatagtagaaagctcacaaggatactgggctcttttgatcaatttggtaacaacttctcaaattctgtaattgtttgacatgctgttggttgagtttctaatagtgttcctatcaataacatgtagctaatgttgttcttgagggtgtctgtgacaggattattgttagtgatctatattgctttatccctctgggctatatgacgtggctgtgttaaatttaaggtaaactttatgtacaaaatttgttgaactaatttacaataaatgatattccattccatgtattcaagttagatatataaagtcctaaatattaataaattaatttgtatttattgatatatttaatttgattattctttttacacgatatatatatatatatatatatatatatatatatatatatatatatatatatatatatatatatatatatatatatatatatatatatatatatactcgttctactctttaccttcttattttagagcctttatataataataatcttattttgattatattatttttattttgcagattgtgaagattttcagtcatttgaagatgttcagactttgcaggactaggaccgatttagttgatttagttgtttagggatgattttcttattgttataatgtcatgtgaattggtttagttgttttcatgttagaaatatgtgaatcggtgtatatatattttggattaattacaatggtataattataatgcatgtttagtatataatcgaaatcgcttctttgttgaaataatgagattactgaaataatgggattacgattgtaaattataggtttatgggataacaatggtaaattacaggttcatgaaagaatgctgccataaatgcaggtttagaaattataaaaataataggtttataaaaaaaaacataaaaaataaaataaaaaacgcaacctacgaaagcgcttttggaaaagcgctcttatagggggggctatcagagcgttttttccagaaaaagcgctctaataggggggataccagagcgctttttccagaaaagcgctcttataggggggtctaccagagcgcttttagaagcgcttttgttacctacgccagcgctggctttcacagcgctttaaagcgcttttaaagcccaaaataagcgctttcgtaggccttccgtgttgtagtgcttGTTCCTATTCACAATTTGGTAAAAAATTATTGTTAGAGAATTTTTGAAGAAATACTGAGCTCCATATAACACATGTAACCATTCAATTATCAAGTACTAGTATGTTAACTTTTGTGGTTAACCTCCCTAATCAAGTTGATCATTTGCGATGTTTATCCCTTGTTTTAATATATGTTGACCAACTCCATCCATAATTTCATACTATTATTTATGAGCCCACAAGTCTCTTTCTGTAATAGATAATCCAACATTGGTTGAGTGTCAAACACTTCATAGTAGTAATATATCTATGGAAAATGAGTTAAAAGACAAATGTTTATGCTTATTTGTCTGTCCATTAATGTTATTTCCAACTCGTACAAAACACTTCTGAAGTCTCTATTGGCAACTTATTTACTCTTGTCACTTAACCCCTATGTGCAATCAAACGTGTCGTTTTTAATCTTATACAATCAATaactaaaatataaatcaaacatGTCTTCATGCAAAAGTACAAGTTGTCTGAAAGCTCaaaagatttttttaattagaaaCTCATTAAGAAAAAATTTGATACTGTGGTGATGACACAAGCTCAATTGAATTATGAACAACAATGTGTACTTCCATTTCACAttcttatataattaattataaagaATTACGTGTGCCACATGCAACTTCTTCCTCATCATTTTACGGGGGCACTAAACTATTTTCTAAAATCAAATTTATGTGGAGCTATGATGTCAGTCTGAATAggctaattattttttttacaactattaaAAACTTTAAAGTGAAAATGTTTTACTTTAATGTGAATTATTAAGAGAATTATACAAGAAATGAGGAAATTCAAAATGAAATTCAAaatgaaattcaagaaaatatTAAAGAGAAACAGTTTCAAAACAGTGAGGAGGAAGAGTCCCAAAATATTGAAGGGGGGTAGTCCCAAAACAATGGAGAGAAACAACTCCATATACAAAGAAATGGTAGAATGTTGAGTAATAGAGTGCGCATTGTAATTTATCTGttgcaaatacatataaaaaaaaatagttgatAGAAAAATTATTTAGAGGGGTCACAAATTTAGTAGCTTcatcattttcaatttttaagaGAATTATTACAAAGGATTTGGAAAAAAAAGATGCATGATGATgagtctcaaaggaagatataAAAAAAATCGTCGAGAAAGAGAGTTTAAATTACTAAAAGAATTCAAATACAAGAGAGGAGAGTAACCATACAAGTCTACTCTATATGTTCTAACATACTCTCACTTGCTATCGATAAATATAGGAGTATCATATGATTACAAGGACAAAACACTATCCACAAAATAATTAGACAGGGTGAGTAAATGCATTGAAATATATTCCTAGATTTCAATGATTGTGTTTCTTTCAAAAATCTGGTTGTATTTATAGTTTCCATGATTAAAATAGTTACTGTCTATAAATTCAACATTGAAACTGATTTGATAGAAGGATCGGCTTTGTGTAAACAAGGGAATttaacttcgaattgatactattgTATATTGATTTCATCTCTGGTAGTTCTCATAGTAGGAAGGttgttccgaactgggtaaacaatgttAGAGATAGgtgtgataatcctggatatcttcaagaatcgtgttcgttcacttttcgaacaaagtatttcgaccctatacttgtctgggttcacgaaatctttgcggggataattcttgaagaatcaatatgtttctgacaatggagaacagatcagaatgtagaggaagtatatGATTTTTCGTGTtacaaatcgagaccaaaagactccttatatagaaaGTGGTGAtacgcaccccgccaggggctccgccccttggaaccccgtttctattattcgtattcaattgtaCGTTTGGCtccacgagcgtgcactccgcactaccctaactcgtttcaagcttaacgcataattgcatcgcccttcagtaaatcacattactaccaaaattacattgatgatactaaaatcaccaacaaacaaTTTCTTGTGTTGTTTATCTTTCTGCACTAAGTTTTTATTATTGCTGCTATCTTGTTCTTTAAATTTCATTAACAAatatttgtgtcgtgacatctcatatCTGATACTAGAACTTCACTAGATTTATAATTGGGGGCTGACGTACCCTACGCGAGGATGATAAGGGGAACATCCTAAAAAAATCTAGTGTTGATTTTCTCTCTCTATCGCTTTATATTGTTTGTAGTGATTTGTGTGATATCAAACGTGATACCTATTTTTCTTAAAATGTAGTGCTTAATTAGATTTTGTATAAATAATTGCAATCATTTTGACTGTAATTGTTTAAACACTACACAACAATTTGGCAAAATTGAGCTTCAGGTGTTTTgtacaccaagtgtttgataatttGATCACACACAAATTAGCTTGTTTCTAGTTTTGCTTTATTCTCCTTAACAAGTCATTGGGAGTGTTCATTAACAAGTGACATTATTTTTAAACGATCAACTATAAAGTGTACTGATTCTTAGCTCATCTAAATTGTTCCATTTGGTTTCGCATATCCGATCTTACCAATAACGGATCGTTTAGACGATTGTGATCCGGGAAGCCTTCGTGGTTtttgtaaaacaatttttttaaaaatactcaCTAATAAAACTCAAGTGgtctattcaaccccccttctagaTCAGTGTTATCGTCTAACAAAAATAGTTTTGTCTTTAAAGGTAAGTATTTTCTTGTGAATGATGTGAAAAAGAAGAGCATATTTCTTACAAGGAAATGGTATCTCAATAGATCTGTCATTAACTCATGTGTTTTCTCTGATTGAATTGAAAATTGTATTCTTAGTATGAGTCAATAGTAGTGGGGGAAACAATGTGTTCCATAATGTAGTGTGTCTTGAGGGAACATAGTGCTTTCCTCTATTTCTTGGAAATGCAACAGGTTTTTGAGAACATACAATGTCCATACTAACACGCTTAAAAGACATTTTCATCCTTTTTGTTGTACGGGAGACGCTTGAGGGAAGAAGTGTTGAAATCCTAACGAGAGAAACTTAGAGATGCAGAAAGAAGAATTATCATGAttgaaagataaaaattgaaagaCCTTTAGAGGTATTTAAGAAGAATGAGAAACACTTGAAGGTTAAGGAAACACAAGAAATGAGttgtttgaattgggtttcaagaATGAAAACTTTTTGCTAACCAAGATATACAAACAAAGaacttagaataaaaataattaacaatattttatcctggttcgctgttaacgaagctacctcTAGTCCACTtgtcaaggtgatttcgccttctcacaaggacttaatccactataaccaaacttgattataACCACAAAGACCTACTGTCAATTTCTTCTTGAGAAATCTGACTATatcctagtctctcaaggaagaGAATTAACTCAAAATTTGAGATACAAATGTGTGTTTATGATCCGCTGTTGCACACTGGTCAAAAACGAGATTGTAGATAAAACATAGTAAAAAGGATGCGACATTCGATGTATCATATCTCATTGACTCTTGGACTATTATTAACTTACTAAAATGATTATGGGGGGTTTGTTTCGATTAAGAAAATAATGTAAacaagtgattatcaaataagctaAAATGAATCAATCCATTGTTTGTTCTCTAACTTATCATCGATTAATATATTATCAAAGCCCTAAGTGGATTTCATTCCCTTTCgatta
This window encodes:
- the LOC131623926 gene encoding uncharacterized protein LOC131623926, coding for MAITLLWNLQNLWPFSSFKSTDLKSSKQLVSKLNLPDHTKQFVFALRDPKTQSLIYILSSLNLSERSSFDAQSLINEIKPDAVIVQAGAGGFSPLDDDDDEDFDVPVPTSSFGVVRRCFVDKIGRDKYESVAGDFVLREIFGTGFNGPLLAAKKAAQDVGSDFVVVQSPLGSSYWSNNNDSDSNNSGGVDGGNRFMSIVNSLVPQQQTAGSLASMARRFSVNKDIRMVLAEGLSGCMDPLLIGNSKNESVSGVGSVEIKPATSYDTPAFAKSVYPLLEDLHDMFSDLPSMGNALAHVQKMLLDVNRGEVLDTRTVSEVYTFRIAVEGLRIALNNKGLRPIEEKGVSKSDKVEFSELEVDEKSQVLFAQSIRSQTDKFKTIVAIVDAGVLAGIRKHWDTPLPDEVKEIVGELITGEGVSLNNGERKRLLADRPVVAVGAGATAVLGASSLTKVVPMSTLTKVVTFKIPTSLKIILSQLQKILSVAVGPSKVVAPGFATSGAKTSGFMKAAASAEKIRVVTHSVIASVEKNSVSAMRTAFYEIMRKRKLQRIGFLPWATFAGSIGTCTGLLLYGDGIECAIESLPAAPSIASLGRGIQNLHEASQAVMQTEGTRVQKSIESLVNRIRKTKDQ